ACGGAATCTGGCATGGGCACCTGGACGGCGCAGGCCTGGGAACGCACTACGGTTTCCGAGTCCACGGCCCGTGGGATCCTGACGCCGCAATGTTTCACAATCCGGCAAAACTTTTGCTGGACCCCTATGGGCGCGGCCTAGCCGGTTCGGTCCAGATGGGGGCTGCCGTTCACGCGCACACCGTTGACGAGGACCTGTACCCGGCAACCTATCCGCTGGAACAGTCTGACCTGAACTCAGCACCCTACATGCCGCACTCGGTTGTCGTGTCCACGCAGTTCGACATTGCCGACAAACCGCGCACACCGTGGGACCAGACCGTGATCTATGAGCTGCACGTCAAGGGCTTCACGCTCAATATGCCTGACATTCCGGATGACCTGCGGGGAACTTACGCAGGACTGGCGCACCCCGCAGCGGTGGACTATCTGAAGAAGCTGGGCATCACGGCTGTGGAATTGCTGCCCATCCACGCCAAACACGATGAGACGTTCCTGATTGAACGCGGGTTGACGAATTATTGGGGTTATTCGACGCTGTCGTTCTTTGCCCCTGAACCGTCGTACGCTACCGAGGCTGCACGCAGGCGCGGCGCTCAGGGTGTGATTGATGAGTTCCGAGGCATGGTGTCGATCCTGCATCAGGCCGACATCGAGGTGCTTCTGGACGTGGTCTATAACCACACATGCGAAGGGTCGGAAACGGGATCGACACTGTCGTGGAGCGGTTTTGATGCACCGCTGTACTATCGATTCGATCATGGGCGCCCTCGTCGCATGATCGACGTGACGGGAACGGGCAACTCGCTGAACACGGACGAGCCACTGGCCATGAAAATGGTGCTGGATTCACTGCGCTACTGGTCGCGCGAAATGGGGATCGATGGCTTCCGCTTCGATCTGGCGGCCACGCTTGGACGCTTCTCAACGGGCTTTGCGCCGATGCACCCTCTGCTTATCGGGATCGGAACCGATGAGGACCTGTGCCAGGACAAGCTCATTGCCGAGCCGTGGGACATTGGCCCGGGCGGGTGGCAGACCGGTAATTTCCCCTCACCATTTTCTGAGTGGAATGATCGTTACCGCGACACGGTGCGCGAGTTCTGGCTTTCCGATTTCAGGTCCCTGGCAATGGGTCGCGGTGCGATCGGCCCGATGAAGCTGGCCACACGCGTGTCCGGCTCTTCTGATCTGTTTGCTCACGGTGGTCACCGTTTTGACGGACCGCGGCGCTCCGTGAATTTCGTGACAGCTCACGACGGGTTCACCCTGGCTGACCTGACCGCTTTTGATCACAAACACAACATGGCGAACCTGGAACAGAACCGCGATGGTACGACGAATAATCATTCGTGGAACCACGGCATTGAGGGCACTATTGCGCAGACTCCGGTCGATGACGCTCACGACGCGCTGAACGGGTCGCCAGCCAGCTCTGACTTCCTGCAGGACATTTACCCCACGCGTCACAGGAGCCAGCGCAATTTGCTGACGACGCTGCTCACCTCGTCTGGTACTCCGATGATTGTGGCGGGCGATGAGTTTCAGCGCACGCAATTCGGCAATAACAACGCCTACTGCCAGGACTCTCCCATCTCATGGATCGATTGGAACATGTCGGACTCGCAGAAGCAGCAGCTCGCCACTGTTCGCTGGCTGCTGGCCCTGCGACGTCATCATCCGGTCTTGCGTCCCTCCCTTTTCGCAGATGGCAGGATAGCTGAGGGCGATGTCATAGCCGATCTGGGGTGGTTTGATCGTGACGCTCACGACATTGCGCAGGATGGCTGGGCTCAGGAGCACAACCGTGTCTTCCAGATGCTCCGTTCGGGGTATCAGCTGGGTGACCGCGACGCCCTCGTTGTGGTGAATGGAACATTGGATGTTGCCACGGTTCGTCTGGTGAGCGGGCGCGGCTCTGACTGGTACGTCGTCATGGATACCTCCTGGTCGTGCCCTTCCGATGGCGGTATCAACGTCGAGGGAGACATCGAGCGCCTGGAACGCGGGCTTCCTGACAGACTGGAAGTTGTCCGTTGTGGGGACGAAGTGACGATCGAGCCACAGTCCGTGATCGTCATGTTGTCAGCACGCACCCCTCATCATTCGGTAGACTACGGGCGTGACTAGTAGTGAAGACCAACTTGAAAATTCCACCAACCACGCTTCGCTGGAACGGGCAAAGGCCCGATCCGTTGAACTTGAGGAAGCCATTGATCAGGATCCGTCGCGATTCCGCATCCTCACCGGCGACCGGCCGACCGGAAAGCTGCACCTGGGGCACTATTTCGGCACGTTGAAGAACCGCGTGGAACTGCAAAACCGCGGCGTTGAAACGTGGGTTCTGGTGGCCGATTATCAGGTCATCACTGACCGCGACGCTGTTGGCCCGCTGCGCCAGCGCGTCCTGGGCCTCGTTGCCGATTACCTGGCCGTGGGTATCGACCCAAAGCGCAGCATCATCTTCAACCACTCGGCAGTGCCGGCACTGAACCAGTTGCTGTTGCCGTTCCTGTCATTGGTCACCGAGTCTGAACTGCATCGCAACCCTACGGTCAAGTCAGAGCTTGATGCGACGAACGGTCGCGCCATGTCGGGATTGCTGCTGACCTACCCGGTGCATCAGGCCGCAGATATCCTGTTCTGCAAGGCGAACCTCGTGCCGGTGGGACAGGACCAGCTCCCCCACCTGGAGCAGACACGCCTGATCGCTCAGCGTTTTGACCGCCGCTACGGGCGCGCCGACAAGGAGCATCCTGTTTTCCCGCGCCCTGACGCGTTGCTGTCGAAGACTCCGCTGCTGCTGGGCACCGACGGCAACAAGATGTCAAAGTCTCGTGGCAACACGATCGAGCTGGATATGACTGCCGATGAGACGGCGCGTGTGCTCAAGAAAGCCAAGACTGATCCTGATCGCGTCATCACCTATGACCCGGAGAATCGACCCGAGGTGTCGAACCTGTTGATGATGGCGTCACTGGCCACTGGCGAGGATCCCCACGCCATTGCCGACCGTATCGGCGATGGTGGCGGCGGCACGCTCAAATCAGTCGTGACCGACGCGCTCAACGAGTTCCTCGCGCCGATCCGCGAGCGCCGTGAAGAGCTGGCCGCTAACGAGGATTACCTGCTGGAGGTTCTCCATCACGGTGATGAAGTCGCCAATGAGCAGGCTGATCGCACGCTGGCTGAGGTGCGTCGCGCGATGGATATGGTGTACTGAGCGAGCCAAGGTTTGCGTAAGCTGGCCATTTTTAGATCAGCTTTTCCTTGCTAGAAACCCGCTTTGACCTGCGATAATGTGCTCTCATGAGTACTGTTGTCGAAGCGGTGCGCAGTGAACGGCAGGGCTTCATTTCCTCCAAGCTCAACTGGCTGCGTGCAGGAGTGTTGGGAGCCAATGACGGCATTGTGTCGATCGCCGGTCTACTGATCGGCATCGCCGCTGTCGACCCCACGAACACACATGCCATCGTGATTGCCGGAATCGCCGGTATCGCCTCGGCAGCACTGTCAATGGCAATCGGCGAATACGTATCGGTATCCACTCAACGTGACACTGAGCGCGAAATTGTCCGCCTGCAGCACGTGGCACAGAGCCGCAATCCCGGCCACGCTTTCAACGAGATCAAGCAGGTATGTCTGCAACGCGGCATGAGCGAGGAGAGCGCGCACCAGGTTGCCTCGGACCTGTCCTCACATGAGCCGGTCAATGCCGTCATTTCATTCAAGTACGGCATCGATTCGGATTCACTGACCAGTCCGTGGGCTGCGGCCGGCAGCTCCTTCATCGCATTCGTCAGCGGTGCTGCCCTGCCGATGCTGACAATGGTTCTGGCTCCCCCACCGCTTCGCATCGTGTCAACCTTTGTGTCTGTATTTGTGGCTCTCGCATTGACAGGGTGGATCAGCGCGTGGCTGGGACGCTCTCCGCGCCAGAGGTCGGTCCTGCGACTGGTGTGCGCCGGCAGTGCGGCAATGATCATCACCTACGCGATCGGTCGACTGCTGGAAAGTGCGTCAATGGTGTGATTGACGAGATCGCGATGCCCGTGCTACACTGCTTTACTACAGACTCAATACTAACGACGTAGTTGGAAAGCAGATACGGTTGCGCTCGTGTCAGATAGGCGCGCCGCCATGGGAAGAATCTCGATCAGTATGGGGAGTGATCCAGTACTCATGCACACATCCATCACGAATCACATGCGCGCCACGCGCATTCTTCTGATCGCAGCAGGACTCTTATGCATCACAGCGACCTGTCTTGCACTGTTCGTCCTCACGCCCAGCACGCAGGCAAACAGGACTGAAGCGCGCAATCCTGATCTTGCACAATACGCTCAAAGCGCCGATATTCCAGAGCAGATCACCACTCAGGCACAGCAGGAAATGGCACAAGTGGGCGAGGAATACCCGCCCGGCGCCACCCCTCCCACCGTTGCCGACCTGCTTCCATGGGCAGTAGGCGCTGAAGTGGATTCAGTAAGCACCGATCACATTCAGTACACGTCCGGCGCCGATAACCCCGTAGCAATGCGTCAGGCACAGCAAACTGACCCGTCTGCCGACACTCCCGTCACAGTCGTCACCGCCGAAGGAGATGTTGCGGTCCTCGCAGCCCTTGACTGGGAGTGTGCCTGGATCAAGGAATTCGTTATCGCCACGAACAGTGGAAACGCGGACCGTGTGAACACAGCAGTGACGCAGATCAGCAAATTCCCCGATCTTGACGTCATCCAGCGTTTTAACCCCGAAGTCGGTGAAGGACACGCCCGTGACGTCATTCCCCGTATCCAGCAAGGAGACGTCGAATTTGCGAACTATTGGCTCGCTACGACATGTAGCGAGCCTGAATAGTTCAGCGTGACAGGATCACTGGTCGATCGGGGCTGCCTCAAGCTTCCACACCTCGCGCGCATAGTCGCGGATCGTGCGGTCCGATGAGAAACGTCCCGACTTCGTGATGTTGACCCATGTCTTGCGTGCCCATGCCTGGCGGTCACAGTAGTCACGCGCCATCTGGTCGCGAGCCGTGCGGTAGGCATCAAAATCACCCAGCACGTAGTACACGTCGGCCGGATCGTAACTACCTTCCAGCAGTGACAGACGCAGGTCATGGAAATCACCTGTGCCGCCGTCATCCAGCGTGCCGTCAGTCATTGCATCGAGCACACGCTTCAGTCCAGGTACGTTTTCATAGTGCCAGCGCGGATCGTATGTGCGGCGCAGCTCAGGCAACTCATCTTCCGTGGCACCGAAGATGTAGGCGTTATCCTGGCCAACAGCGTCCAGAATCTCCACGTTCGCACCATCGAGCGTGCCCAGCGTCAGTGCACCGTTCATCATGAACTTCATGTTCGAGGTGCCCGACGCTTCCTTGCCGGCAGTTGAAATCTGCTCAGACACGTCAGCAGCCGGAATGATGTGCTCAGCAGGCGAGACGTTGTAGTTTTCCACGAAGACAACTGTGATGCGCCCGTCAATGTCAGGATCGTTGTTGACCAGATCCCCGATTGAGTTGATCAGCTTGATGATCGCCTTGGCACGCACATATCCCGGCGCTGCCTTCGCACCGAAGATGAACACGCGCGGCGGCAGATCCAGTGACGGATCCTCCTTGAGGCGGTAGTACAGGTCCAGAATGTAGAACGCATTCATCAGCTGGCGCTTGTACTCGTGCAAACGCTTGATCTGCACGTCGAAGATCGCATCAGGATTGACCTCAATGCCCTGGCGGTTCTTGATCCACTGAGCAAAGTCAACCTTGTTGTCATGCTTGATGTCGATCAGTCGCTGCAGAACACTCTCGTCAACGCTGTCAGTGAACTGTGCGAGGACGTCAAGATCGGTGACCCACTGGTCTGAGCCGGTCACCTCGTCAAGCAGGGCGGACAGGCGCGGGTTGCACTGACGCAGCCAGCGACGAGGGGTCACACCGTTCGTCTTGTTATTGAAGCGCTCGGGCCAGATGTCATGCCACTGACGCAGCGTTTCGCGCTTGATAATTTCTGTGTGCAGCGCGGCCACACCGTTAATCGAATACGACGCATAGCAGGCGATCCACGCCATGTGCACCATGTTGCCCTGGACCGGAGCCATGTAGTTGATGGTTCCCTCGTCGATGGCGCGCTCAGTCATGTCGATGCGGAAGCGGCGGTCGATTTCGCGCACAATTTCCATGATGCGCGGGAAGAGGCGATCAAAGATCGATGTCTCCCACTTCTCCAGCGCTTCAGCCAGCACCGTGTGGTTCGTGTACGCGAACGTGTGACTGACGACGTCCCATGCTGCTTCCCACGTCCAGCCGTACTCATCCAGCAGGATTCGCATCAGTTCGGGGATAGCCAGAACCGGGTGAGTGTCGTTGAGCTGAATCGCGTTGAAATCAGCCAGAGTTGTCAGGTCGCCCTCGTGCTGGGCAATATGGTTGGCAACAATGTCGTGCAGCGAGGCGGCGCAGAAGAAGTACTGCTGGCGCACGCGCAGGATCTTGCCCTCGAACGTGGAGTCATTGGGGTACAGCACGCGTGAAATGTCGGCGACGGCTTCACGCTCGACAATGGCGTCAGTGAAGCGCTGCGAGTTGAACGCGTCGTAGTCGAATTCTTCAACCGGCTCTGCACGCCACAGTCGCAGCGTTCCCACGTTGCGTGTGCCGTATCCGGTGATCGGCATGTCGTAGGGAATGGCTCGCACATCCATGTCGGCATAGTGAATGATGCGCTGTTCTTCCTCGCGGCGCACAATGAAGGGGTAGCCCTCCTCCATCCACGCATCGGGCTGTTCACGCTGGAAGCCGTCCTCAAACAGCTGCTTGAACAGGCCGTAGCGGTACAGGATTCCGTAGCCGTTCACCGGGTAGTCCAGTGTGGCGCATGAGTCGAGGAAGCAGGCTGCCAGTCGCCCGAGGCCACCGTTGCCCAGCGCTGCATCCGGTTCCTGTTCCAGGACATCGGACAGCGTCTGGCCAAAAGAATTGACGATCTTTTCTGCTTCGTTCGTCAGGCCGAGGTTCGACAGGTTATTCAGCAGGGCGCGACCCATCAGGAATTCGGCCGAGAAATAGTGTTCCCGTCGTTTGGTTGCATACAGACGGTTGGTACGATCCCAGTCGCTCGCGACGCGGTCAACAACTGCCGCAGAAAGGCCCTGCCACATTTCCATGAGGGTGGAGCGATCTGCTGGTCGACCTGAAAAGGAGCGGACTTGCGAAGTGGCTGCATCAGCCAGGCTATACGACATCTAGTAATCAATCCCTTCAGTTAGACACGCTGCAGCAGCTGAAGCACCCGCGTGTAATACGCTGAATCATTCTCACACACAGCAGTCTAGTGGTCCCTGCATTCAGCGTCGAATGGTGAATAACTCCGCTGAATGCATGGTGAGAAAATTTCATTGACGTTTCACGTGGGGTCTCGAACGTGTCATGGCTCAGTCACGTTCAGCCTTGATGCGACCACAAGATACGGCATGGGAATTCTTCTCGGCGATGCGCACACCACCCATGGTCCCCCACGTGCCTCCCAAATTCAGTACCCTAACAATGTGAGCCACAAATCTTCTCGACCACTCGACATGACCGTGACACGCATCCCCGCGGTGGAACTCTCCCCCGTTGTGGAAGGCGGGCGACTTCCAGCCAAGGCGACCGCCGGTGAGCCATTCCCCATTCGCGCAACGGTGTTTCGCGAGGGACACGACGCCTATCAGGCCGAAGCGGTCCTGATTGACCCCGACGGACATGACCACACGATTGCTCCAATGGTGGATATTGCACCCGGTCTGGATCGCTACGAGGCATGGGTGATGCCTGACCGACCCGGCAACTGGTCATTTTGCATTCAGACGTGGTCAGATCCCTACGCTACGTGGCGACATGATGCCACCATTAAAGTCGATGCCGACATCGACGCTGACCTCATGCTGGAAGAGGGCGCACGCCTGTTTGAGCGCATGATCGAAGGGAAGGCACTGGCCAATTCTGACCAGCAGGGTCTGGCTGAGCCCCATGCGCGCGTCCTCCACAGTGCAATCTCCATCATGCGCGATGCCACCCGATCAAACCAGCAGCGCCTGTCGGCCGGTATATCGTCTTCTGTGCGCCACATTGTGCGTCAGTACCCACTGCGTGACCTGGTCGGTCGCACTGAGGCCTATCCGCTGCATGTCGCGCGCACCCGCGCCCTGGTGGGCTCCTGGTATGAGATTTTCCCCCGCTCAGCCGGAGCATTCCAGCGCCCTGATGGCACATGGGTCTCAGGCACACTGCGCACCGCAATTGAGGAACTCGATCGCATCAGTGCGATGGGATTTGATGTCATCTACCTCACACCAGTTCACCCCATCGGCACGACGTTCCGCAAGGGCAAGAACAATACGCTGAATGCTCTGGAAACCGATCCTGGTTCCCCCTACGGCATCGGGTCAGATGAAGGGGGCCACGACGCGATTCACCCTGACCTGGGAGATTTTGACGATTTCGATGCATTCGTCGCTGCCGCATACGAACGCGGCATGGAGGTCGCACTCGACTTTGCCCTGCAGTGTTCACCGGATCACCCGTGGGTCAGGGACCATCCCGAATGGTTCTCGCAGCG
The sequence above is a segment of the Schaalia radingae genome. Coding sequences within it:
- a CDS encoding VIT1/CCC1 transporter family protein — translated: MSTVVEAVRSERQGFISSKLNWLRAGVLGANDGIVSIAGLLIGIAAVDPTNTHAIVIAGIAGIASAALSMAIGEYVSVSTQRDTEREIVRLQHVAQSRNPGHAFNEIKQVCLQRGMSEESAHQVASDLSSHEPVNAVISFKYGIDSDSLTSPWAAAGSSFIAFVSGAALPMLTMVLAPPPLRIVSTFVSVFVALALTGWISAWLGRSPRQRSVLRLVCAGSAAMIITYAIGRLLESASMV
- the glgX gene encoding glycogen debranching protein GlgX; the protein is MDSKRNMVPSSDHDFAAPAPRIPSPNPTPRRIGVYAREGGIDVAVVARHATRVDLCILADDGTAHEKRWSLLGPEDGIWHGHLDGAGLGTHYGFRVHGPWDPDAAMFHNPAKLLLDPYGRGLAGSVQMGAAVHAHTVDEDLYPATYPLEQSDLNSAPYMPHSVVVSTQFDIADKPRTPWDQTVIYELHVKGFTLNMPDIPDDLRGTYAGLAHPAAVDYLKKLGITAVELLPIHAKHDETFLIERGLTNYWGYSTLSFFAPEPSYATEAARRRGAQGVIDEFRGMVSILHQADIEVLLDVVYNHTCEGSETGSTLSWSGFDAPLYYRFDHGRPRRMIDVTGTGNSLNTDEPLAMKMVLDSLRYWSREMGIDGFRFDLAATLGRFSTGFAPMHPLLIGIGTDEDLCQDKLIAEPWDIGPGGWQTGNFPSPFSEWNDRYRDTVREFWLSDFRSLAMGRGAIGPMKLATRVSGSSDLFAHGGHRFDGPRRSVNFVTAHDGFTLADLTAFDHKHNMANLEQNRDGTTNNHSWNHGIEGTIAQTPVDDAHDALNGSPASSDFLQDIYPTRHRSQRNLLTTLLTSSGTPMIVAGDEFQRTQFGNNNAYCQDSPISWIDWNMSDSQKQQLATVRWLLALRRHHPVLRPSLFADGRIAEGDVIADLGWFDRDAHDIAQDGWAQEHNRVFQMLRSGYQLGDRDALVVVNGTLDVATVRLVSGRGSDWYVVMDTSWSCPSDGGINVEGDIERLERGLPDRLEVVRCGDEVTIEPQSVIVMLSARTPHHSVDYGRD
- the trpS gene encoding tryptophan--tRNA ligase, yielding MTSSEDQLENSTNHASLERAKARSVELEEAIDQDPSRFRILTGDRPTGKLHLGHYFGTLKNRVELQNRGVETWVLVADYQVITDRDAVGPLRQRVLGLVADYLAVGIDPKRSIIFNHSAVPALNQLLLPFLSLVTESELHRNPTVKSELDATNGRAMSGLLLTYPVHQAADILFCKANLVPVGQDQLPHLEQTRLIAQRFDRRYGRADKEHPVFPRPDALLSKTPLLLGTDGNKMSKSRGNTIELDMTADETARVLKKAKTDPDRVITYDPENRPEVSNLLMMASLATGEDPHAIADRIGDGGGGTLKSVVTDALNEFLAPIRERREELAANEDYLLEVLHHGDEVANEQADRTLAEVRRAMDMVY
- a CDS encoding maltotransferase domain-containing protein; the encoded protein is MTVTRIPAVELSPVVEGGRLPAKATAGEPFPIRATVFREGHDAYQAEAVLIDPDGHDHTIAPMVDIAPGLDRYEAWVMPDRPGNWSFCIQTWSDPYATWRHDATIKVDADIDADLMLEEGARLFERMIEGKALANSDQQGLAEPHARVLHSAISIMRDATRSNQQRLSAGISSSVRHIVRQYPLRDLVGRTEAYPLHVARTRALVGSWYEIFPRSAGAFQRPDGTWVSGTLRTAIEELDRISAMGFDVIYLTPVHPIGTTFRKGKNNTLNALETDPGSPYGIGSDEGGHDAIHPDLGDFDDFDAFVAAAYERGMEVALDFALQCSPDHPWVRDHPEWFSQRADGSIAYAENPPKKYQDIYPINFDHDPEGLFEAIHDLFRLWIAHGVKIFRVDNPHTKPVNFWKRMMDTLHREYPDVICLAEAFTRPAMMRTLGAVGFDQSYTYFAWRTYKKEIEEYLKEVSEQTPHLMRPTFWPTTHDILTPQMTEGGTAMFAIRAILAACGAPTWGIYSGYELVESVPRPGFEEQINNEKYEYRPRRWEDAERTGIPQLLTLLNTARGRHRALQQLHQISIHRTSNDQLLCFSRHIPGQFTPDGNPDTVIVVVSLDPHHEVWGSVDLDVNAPGMELLNAGHGGGLNLVDELDGMEYRWGASNVVRLSPWTRIGHVFGVEQQQ
- a CDS encoding glycogen/starch/alpha-glucan phosphorylase — its product is MSYSLADAATSQVRSFSGRPADRSTLMEMWQGLSAAVVDRVASDWDRTNRLYATKRREHYFSAEFLMGRALLNNLSNLGLTNEAEKIVNSFGQTLSDVLEQEPDAALGNGGLGRLAACFLDSCATLDYPVNGYGILYRYGLFKQLFEDGFQREQPDAWMEEGYPFIVRREEEQRIIHYADMDVRAIPYDMPITGYGTRNVGTLRLWRAEPVEEFDYDAFNSQRFTDAIVEREAVADISRVLYPNDSTFEGKILRVRQQYFFCAASLHDIVANHIAQHEGDLTTLADFNAIQLNDTHPVLAIPELMRILLDEYGWTWEAAWDVVSHTFAYTNHTVLAEALEKWETSIFDRLFPRIMEIVREIDRRFRIDMTERAIDEGTINYMAPVQGNMVHMAWIACYASYSINGVAALHTEIIKRETLRQWHDIWPERFNNKTNGVTPRRWLRQCNPRLSALLDEVTGSDQWVTDLDVLAQFTDSVDESVLQRLIDIKHDNKVDFAQWIKNRQGIEVNPDAIFDVQIKRLHEYKRQLMNAFYILDLYYRLKEDPSLDLPPRVFIFGAKAAPGYVRAKAIIKLINSIGDLVNNDPDIDGRITVVFVENYNVSPAEHIIPAADVSEQISTAGKEASGTSNMKFMMNGALTLGTLDGANVEILDAVGQDNAYIFGATEDELPELRRTYDPRWHYENVPGLKRVLDAMTDGTLDDGGTGDFHDLRLSLLEGSYDPADVYYVLGDFDAYRTARDQMARDYCDRQAWARKTWVNITKSGRFSSDRTIRDYAREVWKLEAAPIDQ